A single Brevundimonas sp. M20 DNA region contains:
- a CDS encoding endonuclease domain-containing protein, translating into MEFDRFSKTERIKAGGRERARRLRNDPTWTEAKLWERLRLLPIRVRRQAPIGPYVVDFACLRAKLIIEVDGGIHGQTDVALRDLKRDEWLSGQDYRVLRIDSRRIPDDLDAVVAEIVMAIRQTSPLPLEGEGAGGWGARSMHDGLAQKAGSSPSRRTGQQPASTPPNPPPRGEGF; encoded by the coding sequence ATGGAGTTTGATCGCTTCTCAAAGACGGAACGGATCAAGGCCGGGGGACGTGAACGCGCCCGTCGCCTGCGAAACGACCCAACCTGGACGGAAGCCAAACTCTGGGAACGCTTGCGGCTCCTGCCGATCCGCGTCCGACGACAGGCGCCCATCGGTCCCTACGTCGTGGACTTCGCTTGCCTTCGAGCAAAGCTGATCATTGAGGTCGATGGCGGCATCCATGGTCAGACAGATGTCGCCCTGCGTGATCTCAAACGGGATGAATGGCTAAGCGGCCAAGACTACCGCGTCCTGAGGATCGACAGCCGCCGCATCCCGGATGACCTCGACGCCGTCGTTGCTGAAATCGTTATGGCGATCCGCCAGACTTCTCCCCTTCCCCTCGAGGGGGAAGGGGCCGGGGGATGGGGTGCGCGCTCAATGCATGACGGATTGGCGCAAAAGGCGGGATCGAGCCCTTCGCGCCGCACCGGCCAACAGCCTGCCTCCACCCCTCCCAACCCTCCCCCTCGAGGGGAGGGCTTTTAA
- the astB gene encoding N-succinylarginine dihydrolase — MSAIEANADGLIGPTHSYAGLSPGNLASSRNEGQASNPRAAVLQGLDKMKRLADLGLPQFVLPPHERPNLPFLRSLGFSGTDAQVLERAWKDAPTFAAAACSASPMWAANAATVTPSADSADGRVHFTPANLVTNLHRSLEHQQTKRALDALFPDPARFAVHDALPSVAHLADEGAANHVRLCAEHGSEGVNLLVWGREAWEPWTGPFPARQTREASEALARRHGASGAVLARQSKAAIAGGTFHNDVVCVGALDTLFHHQLAFEDTAGTHAAIRAAAKGFEPIFVEVSEADLPLADAISSYLFNSMLVQIPGEDRLTLICPTETRDNARAHAVAEAVASSNGPIGRVEYVDVRQSMRNGGGPACLRLRVVLNEAELAATNPDMRLTDDLHGALSVWGATWYRDELKVADLADPALLDESRGALDELTSILGLGSDFYPFQRD; from the coding sequence ATGAGCGCCATCGAAGCCAATGCCGATGGCCTGATCGGGCCGACGCACTCCTACGCCGGGCTCAGCCCCGGCAACCTCGCCTCCAGCCGCAACGAGGGGCAGGCGTCCAATCCGCGCGCCGCCGTCCTGCAGGGCCTCGACAAGATGAAGCGGCTGGCCGACCTCGGCCTGCCCCAGTTCGTCCTGCCGCCGCACGAGCGGCCCAACCTGCCCTTCCTGCGCAGCCTGGGCTTCTCCGGCACGGACGCCCAAGTGCTCGAGCGCGCCTGGAAGGACGCCCCCACCTTCGCCGCCGCTGCCTGCTCGGCCTCGCCCATGTGGGCCGCCAACGCCGCGACGGTGACCCCGTCCGCCGACAGCGCCGACGGCCGGGTCCACTTCACCCCCGCCAACCTCGTCACCAACCTGCACCGCTCGCTGGAGCATCAGCAGACCAAGCGCGCGCTCGACGCCCTCTTCCCCGATCCCGCGCGCTTCGCCGTCCACGACGCCCTGCCCTCCGTCGCCCATCTGGCCGACGAGGGCGCCGCCAACCATGTCCGCCTGTGCGCCGAGCATGGCTCGGAGGGCGTCAACCTGCTGGTCTGGGGGCGTGAGGCGTGGGAGCCGTGGACCGGCCCCTTCCCCGCCCGCCAGACGCGCGAGGCCTCCGAAGCTCTCGCCCGCCGCCACGGGGCCTCCGGCGCGGTTCTGGCCCGCCAGTCGAAGGCCGCCATCGCCGGCGGGACCTTCCACAATGACGTCGTCTGCGTCGGCGCGCTCGACACCCTGTTCCACCATCAACTCGCCTTCGAGGACACCGCCGGAACCCACGCCGCCATCCGCGCGGCCGCGAAAGGCTTCGAGCCCATCTTCGTTGAGGTGTCCGAGGCCGACCTCCCCCTCGCTGACGCCATCTCCAGCTATTTGTTCAACTCCATGCTGGTGCAGATCCCGGGCGAGGATCGCCTGACCCTGATCTGCCCGACCGAGACCCGGGACAACGCCCGCGCCCATGCGGTCGCCGAGGCTGTCGCCTCGTCCAACGGTCCCATCGGTCGGGTCGAGTACGTCGACGTGCGCCAGTCGATGCGCAACGGCGGCGGCCCCGCCTGCTTGCGTCTGCGCGTGGTGCTGAACGAGGCCGAGCTGGCCGCCACCAATCCGGACATGCGCCTGACCGACGACCTCCACGGCGCCCTCAGCGTCTGGGGCGCGACCTGGTATCGGGACGAGCTGAAGGTCGCTGACCTCGCCGACCCGGCCCTGCTGGACGAAAGCCGGGGCGCCCTGGACGAACTCACTTCCATCCTCGGCCTGGGATCGGACTTCTATCCGTTCCAGCGGGACTGA
- a CDS encoding DUF998 domain-containing protein has protein sequence MRALALACAILSLLILAGITLGAGAAYPGYDHLRQFISELGADGALTGPHVSLAFIVSGALLTVFWLLCAVLFPRTPLFLIGFGLSALNGLGLMFGGVFPCDFGCEPGGVTLSGRLHEILGGVGYMAGVAGIFLIGLAARNQPALRGLFTLGLICGVPALAVVWFVQPWFHWLGVAQRILETAFAVWAVGVALSLRRLPETAR, from the coding sequence ATGCGCGCGCTCGCTCTCGCCTGCGCGATCCTCAGCCTGCTGATCCTCGCCGGCATCACCCTGGGCGCCGGGGCCGCCTATCCCGGCTACGACCACCTGCGCCAGTTCATCAGCGAGCTGGGCGCCGACGGCGCCCTGACCGGCCCGCATGTCAGCCTGGCCTTCATCGTCTCCGGGGCCCTGCTGACCGTCTTCTGGCTGCTGTGCGCGGTCCTGTTTCCCCGCACGCCCCTGTTCCTGATCGGCTTCGGGCTCAGCGCCCTGAACGGGCTGGGCCTGATGTTCGGCGGCGTCTTCCCCTGCGACTTCGGCTGCGAACCCGGCGGCGTGACCCTGTCCGGAAGGCTGCACGAAATCCTCGGCGGCGTCGGCTATATGGCGGGCGTGGCCGGCATCTTCCTGATCGGTCTGGCGGCTCGCAATCAGCCCGCCCTGCGCGGTCTGTTCACCCTCGGCCTGATCTGTGGCGTTCCGGCCCTCGCCGTGGTCTGGTTCGTCCAGCCGTGGTTCCACTGGCTGGGCGTGGCCCAGCGCATTCTCGAGACCGCCTTCGCCGTCTGGGCCGTGGGCGTCGCCCTCAGCCTTCGCCGCCTCCCGGAGACCGCCCGATGA
- a CDS encoding MFS transporter, whose product MTVTPTTESMSPARRLRNIIGGSAGNLVEWFDWYAYAAFTLYFAPVFFPKGDTTAQLLSSAAIFAVGFLMRPVGAWIMGVYADRKGRKAGLTLSVSLMCGGSLIIACTPGYATIGLAAPALLLLARLMQGLSVGGEYGSSATYLSEMAAKAHRGFWSSFQYVTLISGQLLALLLLIVLQNTLSEGDLASWGWRIPFFVGAALAVIVFWLRRRLDETRAFIASDTQEAPKSSALLLFVKHPKEAFLVMGLTAGGTLAFYTYTTYLQKFLVNTSGFSKDAATEISAAALFLFMCLQPAVGALSDRIGRKPVMVAFGVLGLLFTVPIMTLLASVDNPFVAFALALAALVIVSGYTAINAVVKAELFPAHIRALGVALPYAIANAAFGGTAEYVALWLKGAGIESVYFWYVTAMIGVSLLVYLFMRDTRHHSLISHDD is encoded by the coding sequence ATGACCGTCACCCCGACCACCGAAAGCATGTCCCCCGCCCGCCGCCTGCGGAACATCATCGGCGGCTCGGCGGGCAATCTGGTCGAGTGGTTCGACTGGTACGCCTATGCGGCCTTTACCCTGTATTTCGCCCCGGTCTTCTTCCCCAAGGGCGACACCACCGCCCAGCTGCTGTCCAGCGCCGCCATCTTCGCCGTCGGCTTCCTCATGCGCCCGGTCGGGGCGTGGATCATGGGCGTCTATGCCGACCGCAAGGGTCGCAAGGCGGGCCTGACGCTGTCCGTCAGCCTGATGTGCGGCGGCAGCCTGATCATCGCCTGCACGCCCGGCTACGCCACCATCGGCCTCGCCGCCCCGGCGCTTCTGCTGCTCGCCCGCCTGATGCAGGGCCTCAGCGTCGGCGGCGAATACGGCTCCTCCGCCACCTACCTGTCCGAGATGGCGGCCAAGGCCCATCGGGGCTTCTGGTCCAGCTTCCAGTACGTGACCCTGATCTCGGGCCAGCTTCTGGCCCTGCTGCTGCTCATCGTGCTGCAGAACACCCTCAGCGAGGGCGACCTCGCCTCCTGGGGCTGGCGCATCCCCTTCTTCGTCGGCGCGGCGCTGGCGGTCATCGTCTTCTGGCTGCGCCGCCGTCTGGATGAGACCCGCGCCTTCATCGCCTCGGACACGCAGGAAGCCCCGAAATCCAGCGCCCTGCTACTGTTCGTGAAGCATCCGAAGGAAGCGTTTCTGGTCATGGGCCTGACCGCCGGGGGCACGCTGGCCTTCTACACCTACACGACCTACCTCCAGAAATTCCTGGTCAACACCAGCGGCTTCTCCAAGGACGCCGCCACCGAGATCAGCGCCGCGGCCCTGTTCCTGTTCATGTGCCTCCAGCCCGCCGTCGGAGCCCTGTCGGACCGCATCGGCCGCAAGCCGGTGATGGTCGCGTTCGGCGTTCTGGGCCTGCTGTTCACCGTGCCGATCATGACCCTGCTGGCCTCGGTCGATAATCCGTTCGTCGCCTTCGCCCTGGCCCTCGCGGCTCTGGTGATCGTCAGCGGCTATACGGCCATCAACGCCGTGGTGAAGGCCGAGCTGTTTCCCGCCCACATCCGCGCACTGGGCGTCGCCCTGCCCTACGCCATCGCCAACGCGGCCTTCGGCGGCACGGCCGAATACGTCGCCCTGTGGCTCAAGGGCGCCGGGATCGAAAGCGTCTATTTCTGGTACGTCACCGCCATGATCGGCGTGTCCCTGCTGGTCTACCTCTTCATGCGCGACACCAGGCATCACAGCCTGATCTCGCACGATGATTGA
- the phhA gene encoding phenylalanine 4-monooxygenase produces MSDFEHVFDKPPEGAAEDWTIPQDWRAYTETEHKTWDTLYARQMKILPGRAADVFFKGLEALDLNTGGIPDFSLMNPKLQALTGWTVVCVPGLVPDEVFFDHLANRRFPSGQFIRKPDQLDYLQEPDIFHDVFGHVPMLTDPDFAAYMEAYGKGGQRAAALGMLPNLARLYWYTVEFGLMKEADQLRIYGAGIVSSATESVFALEDPSPNRIGFDLERVMKTLYRIDDFQQVYFVIESIEALKGETLKDFGPIYERLKGAEAIPIETILPTDEVFTEGTQAYAAKGGRFAA; encoded by the coding sequence ATGTCTGATTTCGAGCACGTCTTTGACAAGCCGCCCGAAGGGGCCGCCGAGGACTGGACGATTCCGCAGGACTGGCGCGCCTATACCGAGACCGAGCACAAGACCTGGGACACCCTGTACGCCCGGCAGATGAAGATCCTGCCCGGCCGCGCCGCCGACGTCTTCTTCAAGGGTCTGGAGGCGCTGGACCTGAACACGGGCGGCATCCCGGACTTCTCGCTGATGAACCCCAAGCTGCAGGCCCTGACCGGCTGGACCGTGGTGTGTGTTCCCGGGCTGGTGCCGGACGAGGTGTTCTTCGATCATCTGGCCAACCGACGCTTCCCCTCGGGCCAGTTCATCCGCAAGCCGGACCAGCTGGACTACCTGCAGGAGCCGGACATCTTCCACGATGTGTTCGGCCATGTGCCGATGCTGACCGACCCGGACTTCGCCGCCTATATGGAGGCCTACGGCAAGGGTGGGCAGCGGGCGGCGGCGCTGGGCATGCTGCCCAATCTGGCGCGGCTGTACTGGTACACGGTCGAGTTCGGCCTGATGAAGGAGGCCGACCAGCTGCGCATCTACGGCGCGGGGATCGTGTCCTCGGCGACCGAGAGCGTGTTCGCGCTGGAAGACCCGTCGCCGAACCGGATCGGCTTTGATCTGGAGCGGGTGATGAAGACCCTCTACCGGATCGACGACTTCCAGCAGGTCTATTTCGTGATTGAAAGCATCGAGGCGCTGAAGGGCGAGACCCTGAAGGACTTCGGCCCGATCTATGAGCGGCTGAAGGGCGCGGAGGCCATTCCGATCGAGACCATCCTGCCGACGGACGAGGTCTTCACCGAGGGCACGCAGGCCTATGCGGCCAAGGGCGGGCGGTTCGCGGCGTGA
- the hspQ gene encoding heat shock protein HspQ: protein MTRSTFARFGLGQIVRHRHAGFRGVVIDVDPVFAGPVGATGDISPDQPFYQVLAMGTDGGFMAYAPEDMLEHDPELSTLTRDAERRYFTMDGEGHHAPRAQAIH from the coding sequence ATGACCCGATCCACCTTCGCCCGCTTCGGCCTCGGCCAGATCGTTCGACACAGACATGCCGGCTTCCGCGGCGTGGTGATCGACGTCGACCCCGTGTTCGCCGGTCCCGTCGGCGCGACCGGAGACATTTCGCCCGACCAGCCCTTCTATCAGGTGCTGGCGATGGGGACCGACGGCGGCTTCATGGCCTATGCGCCCGAGGACATGCTGGAGCATGACCCGGAGCTGTCGACCCTGACCCGCGACGCCGAGCGCCGGTACTTCACCATGGACGGCGAGGGCCACCACGCCCCGCGCGCGCAGGCGATCCACTGA
- a CDS encoding Ppx/GppA phosphatase family protein: MPETAGASSRQRSQPRRPDGKRARGGAPVAAGAPGREGVLYGALDLGTNNCRLLIARPAKDGFRVVDSFSRIVRLGEGLSRTGRLDDAAMERAYEALMLCSERLVRRGVDPSRLMAVATQACRQAENGAAFIERVRQGTGLKLRIIDPAEEARLAVEGCLNLFDPTAEAILVVDVGGGSTELNWLRRKDGAFVLEGWMSAPIGVVTLAERHPEPLSGDLHPWYEAMVADMGAAIADSPVDPALRELFVAGRAHMVGTSGAITSLAGIHLGLRRYQRNLVDGLWMTRADCEAAAERLRALGPDGRAAESCIGPDRADLVLAGAAIMEAVQRAWPSDRVRVADRGLREGLLLERMREDRKPARRKRRRRRTGSTKGAGQPVT; this comes from the coding sequence ATGCCGGAGACCGCAGGCGCGTCCTCGCGCCAACGGTCCCAGCCCCGGCGGCCTGACGGCAAGCGCGCCCGCGGCGGCGCGCCCGTCGCGGCGGGGGCGCCAGGTCGCGAGGGTGTCCTTTACGGGGCCCTTGATCTGGGGACCAACAATTGCCGCCTGCTCATCGCCCGACCGGCGAAGGACGGCTTTCGCGTCGTCGACTCCTTCAGTCGGATCGTGCGTCTGGGCGAGGGCCTGTCCCGCACCGGCCGCCTCGATGACGCCGCCATGGAGCGCGCCTACGAGGCCCTGATGCTGTGCAGCGAGCGTCTGGTCCGTCGCGGCGTCGATCCGTCCCGCCTGATGGCCGTCGCGACCCAGGCCTGCCGTCAGGCCGAAAACGGCGCCGCCTTCATCGAGCGCGTCCGTCAGGGTACGGGCCTGAAGCTGCGGATCATCGACCCCGCTGAGGAAGCCCGTCTGGCGGTGGAAGGCTGCCTCAACCTGTTCGATCCGACCGCCGAGGCCATTCTGGTGGTCGATGTCGGCGGCGGCTCGACCGAGCTGAACTGGCTGCGCCGCAAGGACGGGGCCTTTGTTCTGGAGGGCTGGATGTCCGCCCCCATCGGGGTGGTCACCCTGGCCGAGCGTCATCCCGAGCCCCTCAGTGGAGACCTCCATCCCTGGTACGAGGCCATGGTCGCCGACATGGGCGCCGCCATCGCCGACTCTCCGGTCGATCCGGCCCTGCGCGAGCTGTTTGTCGCCGGTCGCGCCCACATGGTCGGCACCTCCGGCGCCATCACCAGTCTGGCGGGCATCCACCTGGGCCTGCGCCGCTATCAGCGCAATCTGGTCGACGGGCTCTGGATGACCCGCGCCGATTGCGAGGCGGCGGCGGAAAGGCTTCGGGCCCTCGGCCCCGACGGTCGCGCCGCGGAAAGCTGCATCGGCCCCGACCGCGCCGATCTGGTCCTCGCCGGCGCCGCCATCATGGAGGCGGTCCAGCGCGCCTGGCCGTCAGACCGCGTCCGCGTCGCCGACCGCGGCCTGCGCGAGGGCCTGCTGCTGGAACGCATGCGCGAAGACCGCAAACCCGCCCGCCGGAAACGGCGGAGGCGGCGGACCGGCTCCACGAAAGGCGCTGGTCAGCCCGTCACCTGA
- a CDS encoding peptidylprolyl isomerase, whose amino-acid sequence MKLTFALVAAATLVTGPVMAQEVGGPPPPPPAPTPQTTIGSTDWRTVAPENLLVIDTTKGRIIVELTPEIAPLHVARMRQLARNGFFDNLTWHRVIDWFMAQTGDPLGNGEGQSAWPDLKAEFTFRRDPTMPFAPVAEPTGARVGFLGSLPVQTQPDAAFAQTGDGKVHGWGVYCPGVVGMARDEGNDTANSQFFIMRQAYPALDKRYTIWGMTVSGLDVVRALQVGDGENGMMASVQPDRMTRVRVGSDIPEAERPTVQVLSPNSERFMSIVGAARTARGADFSVCDVTLPVQVTG is encoded by the coding sequence ATGAAGCTGACGTTCGCCCTGGTCGCCGCGGCGACCCTGGTCACCGGCCCGGTGATGGCGCAGGAGGTCGGCGGTCCGCCGCCGCCGCCGCCCGCGCCGACGCCCCAGACCACGATCGGGTCCACCGACTGGCGCACGGTCGCGCCGGAGAACCTGCTGGTCATCGACACCACCAAGGGCCGGATCATCGTCGAACTGACGCCCGAGATCGCGCCGCTGCATGTGGCGCGGATGCGCCAACTGGCCCGCAACGGCTTCTTCGACAACCTGACCTGGCACCGGGTGATCGACTGGTTCATGGCCCAGACCGGCGATCCGCTGGGCAACGGCGAGGGCCAGAGCGCCTGGCCCGACCTGAAGGCCGAGTTCACCTTCCGACGTGATCCCACGATGCCGTTCGCCCCGGTGGCCGAGCCGACCGGCGCGCGTGTGGGCTTCCTGGGATCATTGCCGGTCCAGACCCAGCCCGACGCCGCCTTCGCCCAGACCGGCGACGGCAAGGTGCACGGCTGGGGCGTCTACTGCCCCGGCGTGGTCGGCATGGCTCGCGACGAGGGCAATGACACCGCCAACAGCCAGTTCTTCATCATGCGACAGGCCTATCCGGCGCTGGACAAGCGCTACACCATCTGGGGCATGACGGTGTCGGGTCTCGATGTGGTGCGGGCGTTGCAGGTCGGGGACGGTGAGAACGGCATGATGGCCTCGGTCCAGCCGGATCGCATGACCCGGGTGCGGGTGGGTTCGGACATTCCGGAGGCCGAACGCCCGACGGTGCAGGTGCTGTCGCCGAACTCCGAGCGCTTCATGAGCATCGTCGGCGCGGCGCGGACCGCGCGGGGCGCGGACTTCTCTGTGTGCGACGTGACCCTGCCGGTTCAGGTGACGGGCTGA
- a CDS encoding peptidylprolyl isomerase, which produces MRFNTIIAAAAAAVLMTAAAPEARSQTAPAPAAGWRTIAPENLLVIDTSKGRIIAEMDPRLAPRSVERVRTLANRGFYDGLKWHRVIEGFMAQGGDPLGTGEGGSELPDLQGEFSFRRGRADGFVSTGPGATGASQLGVIGSMAVETQPDAQMMITADFKTDALALFCTGVLGMARAGDPNSANSQFFVMTAPNDALNSLYTPFGRVLSGLDAARALKAGDQSQGGRVTDPDLMTRVRTASALPEGERPTARVMTTNSPAFTELLASTRTRLGRRFNVCEIQPTAEVTGG; this is translated from the coding sequence ATGCGCTTCAACACGATCATCGCCGCGGCGGCCGCCGCCGTTCTCATGACCGCCGCCGCACCGGAGGCCCGGTCGCAGACGGCGCCCGCGCCCGCCGCCGGATGGCGGACGATCGCGCCGGAGAACCTGCTGGTCATCGACACGTCGAAGGGCCGGATCATCGCCGAGATGGACCCGCGCCTGGCCCCGCGGTCGGTCGAGCGTGTTCGCACTCTGGCGAACCGGGGCTTCTATGACGGCCTGAAGTGGCACCGGGTGATCGAGGGCTTCATGGCCCAGGGCGGCGATCCACTGGGCACGGGCGAGGGCGGCAGCGAACTGCCTGATCTGCAGGGTGAGTTCAGCTTCCGTCGTGGACGCGCTGACGGTTTCGTCAGCACCGGTCCGGGCGCCACGGGGGCGAGCCAACTGGGCGTGATCGGGTCGATGGCTGTCGAGACCCAGCCGGACGCCCAGATGATGATCACCGCGGACTTCAAGACCGACGCCCTGGCCCTGTTCTGCACCGGGGTTCTGGGTATGGCGCGGGCGGGCGATCCGAACAGCGCCAATAGCCAGTTCTTCGTGATGACCGCCCCCAATGATGCGCTGAACAGCCTCTACACCCCCTTCGGCCGCGTGCTGTCGGGGCTGGACGCGGCGCGGGCGCTGAAGGCCGGTGATCAAAGCCAGGGTGGTCGGGTGACCGACCCGGACCTGATGACGCGTGTCCGCACGGCCTCGGCCCTGCCGGAAGGCGAACGGCCGACGGCGCGGGTGATGACAACCAACAGCCCGGCCTTCACCGAATTGCTCGCGTCGACCCGCACCCGGCTGGGCCGACGGTTCAATGTCTGTGAGATCCAGCCGACGGCCGAAGTCACCGGCGGCTGA
- the coaD gene encoding pantetheine-phosphate adenylyltransferase encodes MRIGLYPGTFDPITNGHLDIIKRAVKLVDRLVIGVAQNDDKGPLFTTAERVEMVRAEVAVFGDQVEVRPFSSLLMHFAEELDATVIVRGLRAVADFEYEFQMTAMNQRLNADIETVFLMADPRHQAIASRLVKEIARLGGNIGSFVSPAVAAAVLDRVKG; translated from the coding sequence ATGCGTATTGGCCTGTATCCGGGCACCTTCGACCCGATCACCAACGGGCATCTGGACATCATCAAGCGCGCGGTGAAGCTGGTGGACCGGCTGGTCATCGGCGTGGCACAGAATGATGACAAGGGTCCGCTGTTCACGACCGCCGAACGGGTCGAGATGGTGCGCGCCGAGGTGGCCGTCTTCGGCGATCAGGTCGAGGTTCGCCCCTTCTCCAGCCTGCTGATGCATTTCGCGGAAGAGCTGGACGCGACGGTGATCGTGCGCGGCCTGCGCGCCGTGGCCGATTTTGAGTACGAATTCCAGATGACGGCGATGAACCAGCGCCTCAATGCGGACATCGAGACCGTCTTCCTGATGGCGGACCCGCGGCATCAGGCGATCGCCTCGCGGCTGGTCAAGGAAATCGCCCGGCTGGGCGGGAATATAGGCAGTTTTGTCAGCCCGGCGGTCGCGGCCGCGGTGCTGGACAGGGTCAAGGGATAG
- a CDS encoding aminotransferase class IV translates to MSSYAIHIDGEPATIEALAPVIVSNYGAFTSMQVEDGAVRGLDLHLDRLRDEALALFGVAVPEARLRERMRAALEGLNGRHSLRVQLFLETVTMRTAWAKGEPGVLTVVSAPANPLCDPLRLQTQDYAREMPELKHNATFGLTLARRNAKAAGFDDALFVGPDGVVSEGSIWNIGFVEDGRIIWPRAPMLRGVGQRLLENGLDLVGLDSESRLIDRAALAGFRSAFICNSATPACPVAHIDGQALDVDPALIDRLQAAWASNAPQTI, encoded by the coding sequence ATGTCAAGTTACGCGATCCACATTGACGGGGAGCCGGCGACCATCGAGGCGCTGGCGCCCGTCATCGTGTCCAACTACGGCGCCTTTACCTCGATGCAGGTCGAGGATGGGGCGGTGCGTGGGCTGGACCTGCATCTGGATCGTTTGCGGGACGAGGCGCTGGCGCTGTTCGGCGTGGCCGTGCCCGAGGCGCGGCTGCGCGAGCGGATGCGGGCGGCGCTGGAGGGGCTGAACGGGCGGCACAGCCTGCGGGTCCAGCTGTTTCTTGAAACCGTTACGATGCGGACGGCCTGGGCGAAGGGCGAGCCGGGCGTGCTGACGGTGGTGTCGGCTCCGGCGAATCCGCTGTGCGACCCCCTGCGTCTGCAGACGCAGGACTATGCGCGGGAAATGCCCGAGCTGAAGCACAACGCCACCTTCGGCCTGACCCTCGCACGCCGAAACGCGAAGGCGGCGGGGTTTGATGACGCCCTGTTCGTCGGCCCGGACGGCGTGGTGTCCGAGGGCTCGATCTGGAACATCGGCTTCGTCGAGGACGGCCGGATCATATGGCCCCGGGCGCCGATGTTGCGCGGCGTGGGCCAGAGGTTGCTGGAGAACGGGCTGGATCTGGTCGGACTGGACAGCGAGAGCCGGCTGATCGACCGGGCGGCGCTGGCCGGGTTCCGGTCGGCCTTCATCTGCAACAGCGCGACCCCGGCCTGTCCGGTGGCGCATATCGACGGGCAGGCGCTGGACGTCGATCCGGCCCTGATCGACCGCCTTCAGGCCGCCTGGGCGTCGAACGCGCCGCAGACGATCTAG
- a CDS encoding type II toxin-antitoxin system VapC family toxin, producing the protein MPADRWVIDASVLAAAFFEEAGTEAARQFLSKDAELTAPSLLALEIASIAAKKSWKGLASAETCERAVLDTRRIVALVEPGADLTFTAFRLARDHRFSAYDASYLALADALSCTMVTLDERLIDRAKGAGLSRLVALLPGFQPGQP; encoded by the coding sequence ATGCCCGCTGACCGCTGGGTTATCGACGCCTCGGTGCTGGCAGCCGCCTTCTTCGAGGAAGCCGGCACCGAGGCCGCGCGCCAGTTCCTCAGCAAGGATGCGGAACTGACAGCGCCTTCCCTGCTGGCATTGGAAATCGCGAGCATCGCAGCCAAAAAAAGCTGGAAAGGCTTGGCCTCGGCAGAGACATGCGAACGCGCCGTGCTCGACACGCGCCGGATCGTCGCCCTTGTCGAGCCCGGTGCGGATCTGACGTTCACAGCATTCCGACTGGCTCGGGACCATCGGTTCTCGGCATACGACGCAAGCTATCTGGCGCTGGCTGACGCCCTCTCCTGCACGATGGTGACGCTCGATGAGCGTCTCATTGACCGTGCAAAAGGCGCCGGCCTGTCCAGACTCGTTGCGCTGTTGCCCGGCTTCCAGCCCGGACAGCCTTGA